A genomic window from Scomber scombrus chromosome 18, fScoSco1.1, whole genome shotgun sequence includes:
- the praf2 gene encoding PRA1 family protein 2: MAGVQPPPLRSLDDFILSSARFAVPDLRDLDRWNNRIINNLLYYQSNYFLSALGFLLLVAYFQPFQLLVGAMVVTLLFLGFVWAAENQAPIRRFRRNHPAVCVLAILLVSYLLLSVVGGVAVFLFGIAFPILMVLVHASVRLRNLKNKMENKLESIGLKRTPMGLLLEALGQEQEAGS; the protein is encoded by the exons ATGGCAGGCGTGCAGCCGCCACCCCTACGGAGCCTGGATGATTTCATCCTGAGCTCGGCCCGGTTCGCCGTGCCCGACCTGCGTGACCTGGACCGCTGGAACAACCGCATCATTAACAACCTGCTGTACTACCAGAGCAATTATTTCCTGTCTGCGCTGGGCTTCCTGCTCCTAGTGGC GTATTTCCAGCCCTTCCAGCTGTTGGTGGGGGCGATGGTGGTCACCTTGTTGTTCCTGGGCTTTGTCTGGGCTGCTGAGAACCAAGCTCCAATTCGCCGTTTCCGTAGAAACCACCCAGCGGTCTGTGTGTTGGCCATTCTTTTGGTCAGCTACTTGTTGCTGTCAGTGGTGGGTGGCGTGGCCGTGTTCCTGTTTGGGATAGCCTTCCCTATACTGA TGGTTCTCGTCCACGCATCGGTGAGACTTCGCAACTTGAAGAACAAGATGGAGAACAAACTGGAGAGCATTGGTCTGAAGAGGACACCCATGGGACTCCTGTTAGAGGCCCTGGGACAGGAACAGGAGGCTGGATCctag